Within Salvia splendens isolate huo1 unplaced genomic scaffold, SspV2 ctg854, whole genome shotgun sequence, the genomic segment AATTGATCAAATAACccacataaaatttaaaatctcaaATTTGAAATTCGTATACGTGATACTCCTTAATTCTAAAATTCTATTGCATCTACCCTCCTTCACTTCATCCACCCTCCACCCCTTTGGCGCTAGTGCAGATGTGtttttgttataaaaaaaaggaaaacaattccaaaaaaaaatttaacaaaaatgtatcacggcttcagtgcaaaATCTGCAGTGGAAGAACAgggagaaatattttttaaaaatgttttgaAGGAATTATTAACAAAAAAGAAGAgcgaaaatgataaaaaaataaaataaaaattatttgttCCGAAGAATTCGCATGTCTCATTCCCATATTTTGAAAGATTAACGAGTTTAAATTCCAAATTTCGAAAGGCATGCGAATCGAGTCTCTTTTTTTTAAAGTCTATATTTACATTAATtcaattttcattattattcatcatatttatttttacatGACGTTCGATTATTCTTCTTCTAACAAAAACTTGGTATGGAGTATCTTAACTTAGCTTTAAAATTCTAATGTTATCCATCCAATCCAACTTCTATCACTAATTTAATAAAGGGATATTCACgtgaaactttcaaaaagttgaatttttcccacgaactttaaaattgataaataatatcacaaactttacctcggatttatatttttcccacgaataaaaaaattcatgttattttaatagattgaagaacaattttggagggtgtgcttcaTGAAAAACTATCTTTAAAGATTAAAAAACTCGAAGCTCTCAAAATTTTTGTCAAGAAATTCCGAAAAAAATCCGcatcataatattatttgtgggaattttttcattcgtgGAAAAAACAAACTCAGgataaagtttgtgatattatttgttaattttaaagttcgtgcaaaaattcaatttttttaaagttttatgATATTAGATgccaatattttttaataaaaattaaacaatcaaCACATTTAGGTATTGTATTTCAATAACGATATTCATACCTAAGCCCCAAATTTCCGATTCCAAAACCTCTCCGACTCCAAAATCCCACCGGAAATGGCCTCCGCGATCCGACTCGTGACGGAGAGAACCGGCGACGGCATCGGACAACCATTCGTCGACTCCCACCACGGCGAGGAGCTGATGCTTGTGCAGCCCGGCGTCTCTATCGTCCTCGGCAGCAGCAGCCGTCAGCCTGAACTCCCCGGCACTCTCTACCTCACCACCAGGTTGTTAAACCTATTATCTTCCCCAATTTTCTATGCTTAGTTTTTTTCTAGCTCTTATGTTGTTATTGATTGCTCCGAATTGTGTGCGGAAAGGCAAGTAATTTGGCTGAGCGACTCGGATAGGGCGAAAGGCTATGCCGTCGATTTTATTTCGGTGTCGCTTCACGCTGTTTCCAGAGATCCCGAGGCTTATCCTGAACCTTGTATCTATGCTCAGGTATTGATGTTTTGGTGTAAATGCTCAAGCTTTGTATAGTTATTGTTGATAGAATTTAGGTTGCGTTTTGATGTTTATAATGTGAAAGTTGTAATATGGAATTGTCTATTGATCTCTTTGGTTTGTTAATTATCATGTGAATCGAATAAGGTCCCGGCTAGGGATGCCGGGGATTACCCAACACACCTAAACATTCGACTTAGAACTAGTTTACATTGCCTACAGGCTACAAGGGGGGTAAGATGTTGTTCCGGTAAAACATCCCATCAGTTGCAGGGAGACTAATCAACAACTGCTGAGTATGTTCTAGTGTTGGGAAATGTTAAGGCGTCGTTTTAATAAATACGTGTGTTCGAAGATCAAGTTGGAATAATTTCTTGTGGAGATGTTGTATACACACAGTAGAGGATTTTGAGGCATCTTTATGCATATGTACACATATATGGCTGGTATTACCTTTAGGTTGTGTTGATAGGAGGATTTtgatgtaaaaattgatttgTTGCAAGTGTTATTCACTTGGTTTATTTCCTTGCAATTTGAAtccagtgttgtcaaaatgtcgttcgggtcgcctgggtcgagaccatcaccgccccaacatgggtgggttgatcgagatagagggtcgccgctgggtcgcctgggtcgagtggGTCACCTGGGTCGAGTGAGTCGcctgggtcgccctaaacacatgttatctctgattttctcaaatctctcacatgttttATGTCTCTCTCATtcacaattctctatatatatgcatgcaccacatcaaacttttcaaacctactttctacactttagaattcggccttttcactcctaaacaaataaacaattcaaagatcttttgctgccacccttcatatattcctttgttttgatattttcagacaatggtttcaattatttattgtgttatgacttatgaattgttttgatattttgatcatttctattttccattttatctctattcacatgaattacgtctacatttatattatttgatgtattataaacattagagcaatatatttattttatttaatattaaaaggccaaaaaattaacctagctttgtgggtgtctcgaccccgtcgactcgttgacccgcgacccgaattttcacctcaTTGACCCGGTGCGCCCCGCGGCCCTAACAACACTGTTTGAATCCCTTAATCCAAAGACTTAGTATTCTACAATATGTAGTATCTGCAGTTATTGGAATGCTCATTGAAGTGACTTTGTTAAACATAAGCTTCTAGTTGTATGCATTGATATTTGATATATTACTTTTCTTAAAGGTCTAATGATAGgtgcatttattttattttcaagattGAGAATGGGGCTGAGGAAGATGAGTCTGAAGATTCAGAGTCTGAAACTGACGATACGCTAAACTTATCCAAGATAACCGAGATGAGATTTGTGCCCTCGGATCCTAATCAATGTACCCGTTAGCTTTTCTAGCCTTGCTTTCATTTTTTATCCTGCTCGTGTAATCCATGTCCCATCTTTGTAAATGTTTATTCGCTTTTATGAGTTGCAATTTTCTCCTTAATTTGTGCAGTGGACAGACTATTTACAGTATTCTGTGAATGTGCTCAGCTGAATCCTGATCCAATAGAAGGTACTAGTATTAATTTCCTTGACAAAGATATAGAGCATTTtcttattcatatttttcacaGGCTAACGACTTTGTTGTGCTTCCTGTAGaggatgaaggcgaaaataattggaTTTTCAGCGCTGATCAGCTGGAATTCAATGCGGGTAATCAATTAATTCCGAAAGCCACTGTTCCCTTTATTAAAACTGTTATCTACATTCTTATGCTCTCCGTTTGTTTCTCTTTCGGCTGGTCAGAGGACGATGACTCGGAATGGGATGCCCACCAAAATCCAGCCCACCCAATCGGTGCCAATGGAAATGTCGACTTAGCTCAATCAGTGGTGCAGGTATGTTATATAGTCGTGGTTTGCAAAAATGCTAGAGTTTTATCCCCGGCCTTCAGAGTTCAGAATGCTCGTGCATGCGATTCATTGTATTATGTGTAGTATCGCAACAGATGGAAGAATTTATACAATCTCTGTTCTTGCAGCTTCAGATAAATGATCAGCGCTTTGAGGATGCAGAGGAAATAGAGCAGGATGGTACTAATGGTCATCACTAAACTTCCCATTTCTTTTGTTTCAGATTTGGATAGCTCTACAGTTTGCTCATTTTGAGCTTCGTGGACATAACTATGTTGTATGGTAGATTTTgtagattttatttatataaaaaaccTATCACTATACATAGCTGTTGAGTAGAATCTATTTAACCAACGCATCCATTCTTTATggtgtttatttattttgtagtaaTTCTTTTGGGTTTTGTGGTGCCAAAGTAAATATATTTTGAGGAAAAGAAAGGCTAATTGAGCACCTATATCTAGAAGCAATATAAATCAAAGTCCATTTGCTTTGGTTGCAAGGAAAAATGGGATGTAAGAAAATTCCCATTCTTTAAATCCTTCTTAGTTCTTTCCTTTATTTTTCCTTTAGCTACAAAAATGAATGTCATCCCATCCTATTCTctattttcattccaagaaggactaatattatattaataccTATAAAGAGACTCACATTAACTATTTGTGTCAATTGATTAGTTCGATCTAAATTTTGAGATAAGGGGTGTAACTCAGAAAAATGATGCATAAGTTGCTAATGAGTTGAAGTTACCAAACTCATACGAGTTGATATCAGTTTATACCGAATTGCTACACATAAAATTCCTCAACGCATATTACCAAAACGAACCATAAACAATTTGAATCGATCTTAGCGAACGATACACAACTGCGAATAGATCTCGATCCTCGGGGTAACACAAAAGCATTTTATTGGATAAAATCGCAcaagaaatttcggaataagaggttaaattcgctgacctttcgtaatttgAGATCAAAGCATGCGTATTCTTCAGAATAAGtgatttatgatattttatcttatatatgttctttttttaatattattttcctCTAACTATTTATCAATTGTTTAAATTACCTCATTCACATTTTTACCTAAATTCTACTACTTCATCAAAAATCCAGCGCCGTTTCTGTGATTTCTCCCAAATCACCCGCCTTTTTTATTCCAAACCTGCCTCCAAATGAATGTTCCGTATATTCTTCTCTTTGATTTTATAGTCGAGTTGCTCGATTTTGTGTATGTAGTGCATGTGCCAGTGCAAGAACATAAATTCTATATGATGCTTTAACTTGGGGTGCCATATAACGAAGTAGTTTTGTGTTTAAATTTTCTATAGTTTAATCGGTCTGTATTCCTAAAGGTATCTCTGGATTTGTATTTTAGGATAATTAACAAAGCCATTGCATGCGATGCAAAGATCATTGTTTACTGGATTAGgattgtactagtatatttaaCTGATTTACTGCTTTGGATTCCTCATAAAGACTTTAAAGTTGATTGAGTGCACAATTAGGTCTTACTATCCCTTTCTCTAGCTATCTTATTTTGCTTCTAGTTCACAATTTTTACCTCCTACTTTTCTTACTAGCACTTACAAATTAGTCATAGCTATCTCCTTGGCGAAACTGCCACATATGAAATTGAGCACAATTTTGCAAAGAAATAGCACACTTCTTTCTCGAGAGGAGATGGGAAACACGCTCAATATCATTTGATTGAATAGTTGACCCAGCCCTTTGTTGTCAATCCAAACCGCGAtgatattttcttgttcctGAATGGGTTTCTTTCGACACAAGAAGGGGGTATGACTTATGAGATAGGAATTGAGTGATTGCAAAGGCTGTCGGTTGCTTCTTTAGTTAAAAATTTGAAGAGGGTAATTTAGGCAATTGATAAATGATTAGaggaaaataatattaaaaaagaacataaataagataaaatatcatagaTCCCTTATTCTGAAGAATACGCATGCATCGATCCCAAATTACGAAAAGTCagcgaattgaatccctaattacGAAAGGTTAGCAAATTTAACCCCTTATTCTGAAATTTCTCAAACCGCACCCAGATCTCCACCTCTACAAAGCAAATTTTGAATAAATCTCCAAAATGACATTTTCTTTGAtccttttttttcattcacaaaaGACTAAAAACCCATtaatacaaattatattaattaatttattttctaaatatcCATATATTGGGCCTAACTTTCAATACACATGCCTGCCCTTCAGCTAAATTGAAGAACAGAAGCCCATAAACAATAGAAATtgataagaataaaaaatataaaaaccctaaccctagatTTATAATCCCATCCAACATTTGTTATCAGCTCAGCTTGGAGCAGTCGACAGTAACCTCCGCCTCCCGCCGTCGCGCTCCGTTCTTCCGGTACGGATCTCAGTAGTTGTGTTAATTTAATCTGATACTATTACcaaaaagttttaatttttcactATCTGCTGTTTTGACAGAAGAAAGAAGCTCGATTGAATCATGGCGTTCGCAGCGGTTAAACCCTCAAAGCCAGGGCTAGAGGAGCCCCTGGAGCAGATTCACAAGATTCGTATTACACTTTCTTCCAAGAACGTGAAGAATTTGGAGAAAGGTATACACTTTTTTTGTTTCAATGATTATGGAATACTCAATTTGTTATGCTCTGTTTGTATTCAATAATATAGAGATCATCTATTTTAAATTTACCTTGTAATGTTAGGTTGTGATTGAGAATTTAGCATAAATTTTATAGggaagagaggtagagagatagaaaaatgtttgatttttaatctttttgtttgttctggAATGGGTTGATCAGAATTGAACCAAACACTCTCTTCAACATGGGAGGTCCACTGGTTTTCAGTATTGGTAAAGTGTCTGTTGTTTTAGGATTTCGGAGTGCGTATCTATGCTTACTTTGCTTGATAGATACTATTCATGTTGTTAATTTCTCCATTGTAAAGCTGAAATATTACTAGTATGTTTATGGCATTGTATGCCTTGTCTGCGTGGCGATGTTTTTCCTGATGTACCGATGATTGATGCTTTCAGTCTGTGCCGACTTGGTGCGTGGTGCCAAGGACAAGAGGCTCAGAGTCAAGGGACCAGTGAGAATGCCCACTAAGGTTCTCAAGATCACTACTAGGAAATCTCCTTGTGGTGAAGGTAAAAATACTTTCTTGCATTTTCTTATTGAGTTTCTGTTCAATGCatcattttatttggaatttgaGTGTTTATAGTGGTGTTCTTAATAAAAGTTTCTTCTTTTATGCTACCTCAGTAAGGTCTTTTTACCAATAGTAATATTGTGTGGTCATTTTGGTATTGTTCATTATAAAGCTATTGCTCTTATATAAGCTCAACTGTTTGTTTTCAATCTGTTCCTCCTTTGTTAGTAGACTGCATGTTTTGTTGTATAGCTTTTATCATGTCTTTGGTCTTCAGTAATTGCAAGTTTGATTAAGGGTACACTCGTTAAGTATAGCAGCTATAGAAATTAGAACATACCTTAAATGAATCTCCTCTCTAAAGCAACCTTTATTCATCCTGTAAAAGTCTGCATTTTGAGCAATGTGTCTTTCTTCATTTTGAATGATTAACCGGATACATATCTTATTTTTTAGCAATACATATTGGACCATCTTAATCGACTGATCCTACTTTTTTTCATTGAAACATTTGAATAATCGACTGGTGCCTGAATCTTGTTTCTGCAGGTACCAACACCTTTGATAGGTTTGAGCTTAGGGTTCACAAGCGGGTGATTGACCTTTTCAGCTCACCCGATGTCGTGAAGCAGATCACCTCAATTACCATTGAACCTGGTGTAGAGGTCGAAGTCACAATTGCAGATTCTTAGACGCATCTTATTTACCTGTTTCTGCTTTTGTTATCTAAATTTAAGCCAGAAATCCATGAGCCGCATATATGGTGCAAGGCTGTTATACGAGTTCTTTTGACTGTTCACAATTTTGAATATCCTAGACTCCTTTATATTTACGTCGAATACTTTTTTATTGTTGAGATATGGAATTCAGTTTATGTGACAGCCTTGCTGTTTTTTCATCTTAATCTTGATATCCACATTGTCACTCTTCACTAGTAGGATTTGATTAATCATATCTTGTGAAATGAAGTTTGAATTCTGAATATATTCATCATGCAgtgttttttcttgattttttcttaCCAAATGGAAAGCttaaatgatcaaaatatattCCCTTCGTTCACCAATGAGTCTTACTTCATTTTTTAgagcatgagttttaaaaagtgagttgaaaaactGAGATTTTGAATTACTTTTATTGGATATGGGAAGTAGAAATGATACTTATATTGGACATaggaagtaattttatcgcagtTAACAAATTAAAGAATCCACAAACATTCCAATAAAATGCAACAAACTTTACAACTCTCCCTAAATAATgtacacaacaaaaaa encodes:
- the LOC121791617 gene encoding chloride conductance regulatory protein ICln-like isoform X1 — protein: MASAIRLVTERTGDGIGQPFVDSHHGEELMLVQPGVSIVLGSSSRQPELPGTLYLTTRQVIWLSDSDRAKGYAVDFISVSLHAVSRDPEAYPEPCIYAQIENGAEEDESEDSESETDDTLNLSKITEMRFVPSDPNQCTLDRLFTVFCECAQLNPDPIEEDEGENNWIFSADQLEFNAEDDDSEWDAHQNPAHPIGANGNVDLAQSVVQLQINDQRFEDAEEIEQDGTNGHH
- the LOC121791617 gene encoding chloride conductance regulatory protein ICln-like isoform X2, giving the protein MASAIRLVTERTGDGIGQPFVDSHHGEELMLVQPGVSIVLGSSSRQPELPGTLYLTTRQVIWLSDSDRAKGYAVDFISVSLHAVSRDPEAYPEPCIYAQIENGAEEDESEDSESETDDTLNLSKITEMRFVPSDPNQLDRLFTVFCECAQLNPDPIEEDEGENNWIFSADQLEFNAEDDDSEWDAHQNPAHPIGANGNVDLAQSVVQLQINDQRFEDAEEIEQDGTNGHH
- the LOC121791616 gene encoding 40S ribosomal protein S20-2-like is translated as MAFAAVKPSKPGLEEPLEQIHKIRITLSSKNVKNLEKVCADLVRGAKDKRLRVKGPVRMPTKVLKITTRKSPCGEGTNTFDRFELRVHKRVIDLFSSPDVVKQITSITIEPGVEVEVTIADS